A portion of the Paenibacillus hamazuiensis genome contains these proteins:
- a CDS encoding glycoside hydrolase family 88 protein, giving the protein MTEWTGQADWAREAWGSIVNKVARTSKRIGDGFPHASVNGQYKLEPASWWTAGFWPGLLWLIYRDTKDESLRLLAESCERQLDQVIMDYYKLDHDIGFMWTLTSVARYKLLGADDSKRRALLAANLLAARFNVQGGYIRAWNPWREGERNEGWAIIDCMMNLPLLHWAAKTTGDPRYKHIAVRHADTVLEHFIRPDGSVNHIVIFDPETGEKVGVNGGQGYAPESAWSRGTAWALYGMSLSHMHTGSEAYLNAAKRVAHFFIANLPEDHVPHWDFRLPEDVPAYRDSSAGACAACGLLLLADQVGGREAALYRRAGENILHSLYANYGAWETEAEEGLILHGTSHFPEQKNIDVPLIYGDYYFAEGIARLNGSRELFW; this is encoded by the coding sequence ATGACGGAATGGACAGGACAGGCGGACTGGGCTCGGGAAGCTTGGGGCAGCATTGTAAACAAAGTGGCGAGAACGAGCAAGCGCATCGGCGACGGGTTTCCGCATGCCAGCGTAAACGGACAGTACAAGCTCGAACCGGCGTCCTGGTGGACGGCGGGCTTTTGGCCGGGGCTGCTTTGGCTCATATACCGGGATACGAAGGATGAATCGCTGCGGCTGCTTGCGGAATCGTGCGAACGGCAGCTCGATCAGGTGATTATGGATTATTACAAGCTCGATCACGATATCGGCTTCATGTGGACGCTGACGAGCGTGGCCCGCTACAAGCTGCTCGGAGCGGACGATTCGAAGCGCCGCGCGCTGCTTGCGGCGAATTTGCTGGCCGCGCGCTTCAACGTGCAAGGAGGATACATTCGCGCCTGGAACCCGTGGCGGGAAGGAGAGCGAAACGAAGGCTGGGCGATCATCGACTGCATGATGAACCTGCCGCTGCTGCATTGGGCCGCCAAAACGACCGGCGATCCGCGCTACAAGCATATCGCGGTCCGACACGCAGACACGGTGCTCGAGCACTTCATCCGGCCGGACGGCTCGGTGAACCATATCGTCATCTTCGATCCGGAAACCGGCGAGAAGGTGGGCGTGAACGGCGGACAAGGCTATGCGCCCGAGTCGGCCTGGTCCCGCGGAACCGCGTGGGCTTTGTACGGCATGAGCCTCAGCCATATGCATACGGGAAGCGAAGCGTATCTGAATGCAGCGAAGCGCGTGGCGCATTTCTTTATCGCGAATTTGCCGGAAGATCACGTGCCGCATTGGGACTTCCGGCTGCCCGAGGACGTGCCGGCATACCGCGATTCGTCCGCGGGAGCCTGCGCGGCCTGCGGCCTGCTGCTGCTTGCCGATCAGGTCGGCGGACGGGAAGCGGCGCTGTACCGCCGGGCGGGCGAGAACATCCTGCATTCGCTGTACGCGAACTACGGCGCATGGGAAACGGAAGCGGAGGAAGGGCTTATCCTTCACGGAACGAGCCATTTCCCCGAGCAAAAAAACATCGACGTTCCGCTTATTTACGGCGATTATTATTTTGCCGAAGGCATCGCCCGACTAAACGGCAGCCGCGAGCTTTTCTGGTAA
- a CDS encoding beta-galactosidase, giving the protein MINSKLPSVWYGGDYNPDQWPEEIWPQDMRLFRKAGINIVTLPVFSWAKLQPSEDVYTFEWLDRILNLAAENGIYACLATSTAAQPAWMSRKYPDVLPVDVDGRKRTHGSRVNFCPNSPTYRLYSVRLAAKLAERYKDHPALLIWHIGNEYGPHCYCSNCAAQFRVWLRAKYGTVEELNRRWNMSFWGHTAYDWDDIVPPSNLSGDNRCFQSMMLDYKRFMSDSILACYQGEYDAVKRITPDVPVTTNIWGLFNGLDLKKWADRMDVVSWDSYPQMNEPMSNVAMRHDYMRGLKDGKPFMLMEQTPSQQNWQPYNSLKRPGVMRLWSYQAVARGADTVMFFQLRRSFGACEKYHGAMIEHVGHENTRVFRECAELGRELKALGDTLLDSRLDHQAAMLFDIDTWNAVEITSGPSVDLDYLKQAQKYYKAFYDQNIGMDVISPLSDLSSYKLIVAPVLYMLKPGVAERIKEFVRQGGVFVTTFFSGIVNENDLVTLGGYPGELRDLLGIWVEEIDSLPPEMKNRIVMQVEGRFGRVQDEYECGLLCDLLHLEGAKALAVYGDDFYAGMPVLTENGFGQGLAYYVAADAEQRFIADLCATLCERAGLRAPLDADPGIELTRRYKDDRRYTFVLNHNRGKAAVRLDGPYTDLLTGLVHEAVLELDAYGVAILEG; this is encoded by the coding sequence ATGATCAATTCCAAGCTGCCGTCCGTTTGGTACGGCGGGGATTATAATCCGGACCAATGGCCGGAAGAGATATGGCCCCAAGACATGCGGCTGTTCCGCAAGGCCGGCATCAATATCGTGACGCTGCCGGTGTTCAGTTGGGCGAAGCTGCAGCCGTCCGAGGACGTTTATACGTTCGAGTGGCTGGACCGGATTTTGAATTTGGCCGCGGAGAACGGCATCTATGCGTGCCTTGCCACATCCACGGCGGCGCAGCCCGCCTGGATGTCGAGGAAGTACCCGGACGTGCTTCCGGTCGATGTCGACGGGAGGAAGCGGACCCACGGCTCCCGCGTCAATTTTTGCCCGAACAGTCCGACGTACAGGCTGTATTCGGTACGTCTCGCCGCAAAGCTGGCGGAACGGTACAAGGATCATCCGGCCCTGCTGATCTGGCACATCGGCAACGAATACGGCCCGCACTGCTACTGCAGCAACTGCGCGGCCCAGTTCCGCGTATGGCTGCGGGCGAAATACGGCACCGTAGAGGAGCTGAACCGCCGGTGGAACATGAGCTTCTGGGGACATACGGCGTACGACTGGGACGACATCGTGCCGCCGTCGAATCTGAGCGGCGACAACCGCTGCTTCCAGAGCATGATGCTCGACTACAAGCGGTTTATGTCGGATTCGATTTTGGCCTGCTATCAGGGCGAATATGACGCGGTGAAGCGGATTACGCCGGACGTGCCGGTGACGACGAATATTTGGGGGCTGTTTAACGGCCTCGATCTGAAAAAGTGGGCGGACCGGATGGACGTCGTCTCCTGGGACAGCTATCCGCAGATGAACGAGCCGATGTCCAATGTGGCGATGCGCCACGACTATATGCGGGGCTTAAAGGACGGCAAGCCGTTTATGCTGATGGAGCAGACGCCGAGCCAGCAAAACTGGCAGCCGTACAACAGCTTGAAGCGGCCCGGCGTTATGCGGCTGTGGAGCTATCAGGCGGTGGCGCGCGGTGCGGATACGGTGATGTTTTTCCAGCTGCGAAGGTCGTTCGGCGCCTGCGAGAAATATCACGGCGCGATGATCGAGCATGTCGGCCACGAAAATACGCGCGTATTCCGCGAGTGCGCCGAGCTCGGCCGCGAGCTTAAGGCGCTCGGGGATACGCTGCTCGATTCGCGGCTGGATCATCAGGCCGCGATGCTGTTCGACATCGATACGTGGAATGCGGTGGAAATCACGAGCGGCCCGAGCGTCGACCTCGATTATTTGAAGCAAGCGCAGAAGTATTATAAGGCGTTTTACGACCAAAACATTGGCATGGACGTGATCAGTCCTTTAAGCGATTTGTCGTCCTATAAGCTGATCGTCGCACCGGTGCTTTATATGCTGAAGCCGGGAGTGGCCGAGCGGATCAAGGAGTTTGTCCGCCAGGGCGGCGTATTTGTGACGACTTTTTTCAGCGGCATCGTGAACGAAAACGATCTGGTGACGCTCGGCGGCTACCCGGGCGAGCTGCGCGATTTGCTCGGCATTTGGGTCGAGGAGATCGACAGCCTGCCGCCGGAGATGAAAAACCGCATCGTCATGCAGGTCGAGGGCCGCTTCGGCCGCGTCCAGGACGAGTATGAATGCGGCTTGCTCTGCGATCTGCTCCACCTGGAAGGGGCGAAGGCGCTTGCCGTATATGGCGACGACTTCTATGCGGGCATGCCCGTGTTGACGGAAAACGGCTTCGGCCAAGGCCTGGCTTATTACGTCGCCGCCGATGCCGAGCAGCGGTTTATCGCGGATTTGTGCGCCACGCTGTGCGAGCGGGCCGGTCTTCGCGCGCCGCTGGACGCCGATCCGGGGATCGAGCTGACGCGCCGATACAAGGATGACCGGCGGTATACGTTCGTGCTGAACCATAATCGAGGGAAGGCGGCTGTCCGCCTGGACGGTCCGTATACCGATCTGCTGACCGGCCTGGTGCACGAAGCCGTCTTGGAACTTGATGCATATGGCGTAGCGATTCTTGAGGGATGA
- a CDS encoding response regulator transcription factor gives MYKVMLVDDDYPVLEFLSESIPWDKLGMTLIGQYENGAVALEAAQAQMPDIVVTDIGMPRMNGLELIRALKELKPGIRFAILSCHSEFHYAQQALKLNVQDYLLKDTLDPDDLLKLLEQFKASLDEEQGRFEQQNELRHMVNRNRERHKESFIRSTVHEPILSVESWLAEAESFGLQLKGRICLPVACYIDGQRSARQRFVTDDVLRFAVNNILEEIFRNEQNGTVNFTYDVLRSYILIPSQGGLKTNPYDEAVTFLSKLQSTVEATVKIKLSFIIGKTCGEPLELRRELAELLGSSGQRFYMRSRSVEKKEQPFFSKADLFESYDEAVSGFREALIGGNAAAVQPMVSHWMKYLRKERFRPDTVKDWVLKLVLDLKLKLQSMQLFRNSSSVEVLHRELLEMDTLEEIEDWMIHFFESSLAVVEGVKVLSKRTEVLDACQYVSLHLNRKISLDEVAEHLYMNPSYFSRLFKKETGETFIEYVNRMKVDRAKELLDQTNLSVAKIGEALGYDNHSYFIKMFKSVAGVTPLEYRGESASSRV, from the coding sequence ATGTATAAAGTCATGCTCGTGGATGACGATTATCCGGTGCTCGAGTTTTTGTCCGAATCGATTCCGTGGGACAAGCTGGGCATGACCTTGATCGGACAATATGAGAACGGTGCGGTCGCACTGGAAGCGGCGCAGGCCCAAATGCCCGACATCGTCGTAACCGACATCGGGATGCCGCGGATGAACGGGCTCGAGCTGATCCGCGCGCTTAAGGAGCTGAAGCCGGGCATACGTTTTGCGATATTATCGTGCCACAGCGAATTTCATTATGCGCAGCAGGCGCTCAAGCTGAACGTCCAGGACTATTTGCTGAAGGACACGCTCGACCCGGACGATTTGCTGAAGCTGCTGGAGCAGTTCAAAGCGAGCCTGGACGAGGAGCAGGGCCGCTTTGAGCAGCAAAACGAGCTGCGCCACATGGTCAACCGCAACCGCGAGCGGCATAAGGAAAGCTTCATCCGCAGCACGGTTCACGAACCGATTCTCAGTGTGGAATCGTGGCTTGCCGAGGCCGAATCGTTCGGCCTGCAGCTTAAGGGACGAATATGCCTGCCGGTCGCCTGCTACATCGACGGCCAAAGATCGGCGCGGCAGCGCTTCGTCACGGATGATGTGCTGCGTTTTGCGGTCAACAATATTCTCGAAGAAATTTTCCGGAACGAGCAGAACGGCACGGTCAATTTTACCTATGATGTGCTGCGCTCCTACATCCTCATTCCTTCGCAGGGCGGATTGAAAACGAATCCTTACGATGAGGCCGTGACGTTTTTAAGCAAGCTGCAGTCGACGGTTGAGGCGACGGTGAAGATCAAGCTTTCGTTTATCATCGGCAAAACATGCGGCGAACCGCTCGAGCTGAGGCGCGAACTTGCCGAGCTGCTCGGCTCGTCCGGCCAGCGGTTTTATATGCGCAGCAGGTCGGTGGAGAAGAAGGAGCAGCCGTTTTTCTCCAAAGCCGATTTGTTCGAATCTTACGATGAAGCGGTCAGCGGCTTCCGCGAGGCGCTGATCGGAGGAAACGCCGCAGCGGTGCAGCCGATGGTTTCCCATTGGATGAAATATTTGCGCAAGGAGCGCTTCCGTCCGGATACGGTCAAGGACTGGGTGCTCAAGCTTGTGCTCGATTTGAAGCTGAAGCTGCAGTCGATGCAGCTGTTCCGGAATTCGTCTTCGGTGGAGGTATTGCACCGGGAACTGCTGGAGATGGATACGCTCGAGGAGATCGAGGATTGGATGATCCATTTCTTCGAATCTTCGCTGGCCGTCGTCGAAGGCGTCAAAGTGCTGAGCAAACGCACGGAGGTGCTCGATGCGTGCCAGTACGTGTCGCTGCACCTGAACCGGAAAATCAGCCTGGACGAAGTGGCCGAGCATCTTTATATGAACCCGAGCTACTTCAGCCGCCTGTTCAAAAAGGAAACCGGGGAAACGTTTATCGAATACGTCAATCGGATGAAGGTGGACCGGGCCAAGGAGCTGCTCGATCAAACCAACCTGTCCGTCGCCAAGATCGGCGAGGCGCTCGGTTATGACAACCACAGCTATTTTATCAAAATGTTCAAGTCGGTCGCCGGAGTCACCCCTCTGGAATATCGGGGGGAATCCGCCTCTTCGAGAGTGTAG
- a CDS encoding DUF4157 domain-containing protein gives MFQSKQGSNKSKATPVRKISDPQPAGVTHADTAALQRMGDPAAPLVHSDFAHLQRMLGNAATIRLLTEGPHNAPVQRVNDPAASDAPKTAEPQEASERPNRTGMPDRLKRGLESLSGYDLSDVKVHYNSAKPAKLGALAYAQGGEIHLGPGQERHLPHEGWHVVQQRQGRVQPGYQAKGAAVNDDPALEAEADAMGAKAEKYSGFGTGAPSGTLRTPLPQSSDNVAQLRTIKLSDGTDIDILRMEFSDIIALFERLRTAELWSDILRLSQEMVYAPRNYSSIPPRFSEIVNEAEQVAGDTYTKVKSDKRGHAFSMHLPSDKMVTAHEVNDSLGGDDLAGPSEEERKKVRLKLRTLYGMNPSTGEKGHFAPVSGGFLSKKTASLAVLYVSERLERLKKAGSIQERHKLVVQLFPNAVIKFAGGSKSVTKEMDAGERFIILIPFLEVFGSTPIASIWYSVERTARSGQVKSKTVKDVKDALNNGTEEVTPRAEKAWIFAIADVGSDDYAITTLYISDDNAFREENSGRDTHMLSGDLPESSPLSLSELSKERESIDLATLRMAQVRAVDLEKTLNKKVVSTPSQGLNCLIYAMAISAGVPMDADAAAALRTVLVQNDLAAPQGYIEAGIRQVQTIAIQLGITNGTFVIHNTYNNIQQPLQVVVGSGAPQYDIIHTLNHYNATL, from the coding sequence ATGTTTCAGTCGAAACAAGGCTCTAATAAGAGTAAAGCAACGCCCGTTCGGAAAATTTCGGACCCGCAGCCGGCCGGTGTAACGCATGCAGACACCGCCGCCTTGCAGCGGATGGGGGATCCGGCGGCACCGCTTGTCCACTCGGATTTTGCGCATCTGCAGCGGATGCTCGGCAACGCGGCTACGATCCGGTTATTGACGGAGGGCCCGCACAACGCACCGGTTCAGCGGGTGAACGATCCGGCGGCTTCGGATGCACCCAAAACGGCGGAGCCGCAGGAAGCTTCGGAGAGGCCTAACCGCACCGGCATGCCCGACCGTTTGAAAAGAGGCCTCGAGTCGCTTTCCGGCTACGATTTGTCCGATGTGAAGGTGCATTATAATTCTGCCAAGCCGGCCAAGTTGGGGGCGCTGGCCTACGCGCAGGGCGGCGAGATTCATCTCGGACCGGGCCAGGAGCGGCATTTGCCGCACGAAGGCTGGCACGTCGTGCAGCAGCGTCAGGGCCGCGTGCAGCCCGGTTACCAGGCCAAGGGGGCGGCCGTTAACGATGATCCCGCGCTGGAAGCGGAAGCGGATGCCATGGGGGCAAAAGCCGAGAAGTACTCCGGGTTCGGCACCGGCGCCCCGTCCGGCACGCTCAGGACGCCGCTGCCGCAAAGTTCGGACAATGTCGCCCAGCTCCGCACGATAAAGCTGTCGGACGGTACGGACATTGACATTCTCCGGATGGAGTTTTCCGATATCATCGCGTTGTTTGAAAGGCTGAGGACAGCCGAGTTATGGTCCGATATTTTGAGATTGTCGCAGGAGATGGTCTACGCGCCGAGAAACTACAGCTCGATTCCTCCGCGGTTCTCCGAGATCGTGAACGAGGCGGAGCAGGTCGCGGGCGACACTTATACGAAAGTAAAAAGCGACAAGCGCGGACATGCGTTTTCGATGCATTTGCCGTCGGATAAGATGGTGACTGCCCATGAAGTCAATGACAGTCTGGGCGGCGACGATTTGGCCGGTCCCAGCGAAGAAGAGCGCAAGAAGGTCCGGCTTAAGCTGCGCACGTTATACGGCATGAACCCGAGCACGGGGGAAAAGGGGCATTTCGCCCCTGTGTCAGGCGGATTTCTAAGCAAGAAAACCGCCAGCCTTGCGGTTCTTTATGTCAGCGAACGGCTTGAACGGTTGAAAAAAGCAGGCAGCATTCAAGAAAGGCACAAGCTGGTCGTTCAGCTGTTTCCGAACGCCGTCATCAAATTTGCCGGGGGCTCGAAGAGCGTCACGAAGGAAATGGATGCAGGGGAGCGATTCATCATTCTCATTCCGTTCCTCGAGGTGTTCGGATCGACTCCTATCGCATCGATTTGGTACTCGGTCGAACGTACTGCCCGGAGTGGCCAAGTCAAGAGCAAAACCGTCAAGGACGTCAAGGATGCGCTGAACAACGGTACGGAGGAAGTGACGCCGCGCGCGGAGAAAGCTTGGATTTTCGCGATCGCCGATGTCGGCAGTGACGACTACGCGATTACGACGCTGTACATCAGCGACGATAACGCGTTCCGGGAGGAAAATTCCGGCAGGGATACGCATATGCTCAGCGGAGATTTGCCCGAATCGTCGCCGCTGAGTCTGAGCGAGCTGAGCAAGGAGCGTGAGAGCATCGATCTGGCCACTCTCCGGATGGCTCAGGTGAGAGCCGTCGATTTGGAAAAAACGTTAAATAAAAAGGTGGTTTCGACGCCGAGTCAAGGGCTGAATTGTTTGATTTACGCGATGGCTATCTCGGCAGGCGTGCCGATGGACGCTGACGCCGCCGCTGCGCTTCGGACCGTGCTCGTCCAAAACGATTTGGCAGCCCCGCAAGGATATATCGAAGCGGGCATCCGGCAGGTACAAACGATCGCCATCCAATTGGGAATAACGAACGGCACCTTCGTGATTCACAATACGTACAACAATATCCAGCAGCCGCTGCAGGTCGTGGTCGGGAGCGGCGCCCCCCAATACGATATCATCCATACATTGAACCATTATAATGCGACGCTGTAA
- a CDS encoding ABC transporter substrate-binding protein → MKSRKAKTWTSAAVGAVAVSMLAGCASGGDQAGGSTGGSGGPVTIKFHSFGSEEQQAWSKVLAGFEKKYPNIKVDMVNLSEKGDTQEYAKKLDLAAASGEEMDVMMFSEPGMYAQRVALGMAAPLDEFIQKEGFKVTEEYKVDTQLNGKYYALPGKFNPWYVMLNKDHLKEAGLEVPKDWTWDQFMDYAKKLTKGEGTSKRYGTYFHGPQGGGWLEFTRLALANQPDNSDYLKADGTSNLANPLFRKSIEMRYQMEKVDKSATPYTDMISQKLHYRPQFFNQSASMVVIGSWMNSELGGTEQFPLNFNVAVAPFPKNNASDPGGYSMVTTDFMAVAEKSKHKAEAFQFIRYLTTEGVLVQGKYVPSWTKVKNEELGTIIDTILAGTKSPDKVDKESLKAVLMNARASKLVPPTSYQADVYKVINEEYEKLILEKQNLDTMIKNTQERTQKIIDSNKK, encoded by the coding sequence ATGAAGAGCAGAAAAGCAAAAACTTGGACAAGCGCGGCAGTCGGCGCCGTTGCGGTCAGCATGCTGGCCGGCTGCGCATCCGGAGGCGACCAAGCGGGCGGCAGCACCGGCGGCAGCGGAGGACCGGTTACGATCAAATTCCACAGCTTCGGCAGCGAAGAGCAGCAGGCGTGGAGCAAAGTTTTGGCCGGATTCGAGAAAAAATATCCTAACATCAAAGTGGACATGGTCAACCTGAGCGAAAAGGGCGACACGCAGGAATACGCGAAAAAGCTTGATCTTGCCGCCGCTTCCGGCGAAGAGATGGACGTCATGATGTTCAGCGAACCCGGCATGTACGCCCAGCGCGTCGCGCTCGGCATGGCTGCGCCGCTGGATGAGTTCATCCAGAAGGAAGGCTTCAAGGTAACCGAGGAATACAAGGTCGATACGCAGCTGAACGGCAAATATTACGCGCTTCCGGGCAAGTTCAACCCTTGGTACGTCATGCTCAACAAGGACCATTTGAAAGAAGCGGGTCTCGAAGTGCCGAAGGATTGGACTTGGGATCAGTTTATGGATTATGCCAAAAAGCTGACCAAAGGCGAAGGCACGTCCAAACGGTACGGCACGTATTTCCACGGGCCGCAGGGCGGCGGCTGGCTGGAGTTTACGAGACTGGCGCTTGCCAATCAGCCGGACAACTCCGACTATTTGAAGGCGGACGGCACATCGAACCTCGCTAACCCGCTGTTCCGCAAATCGATCGAAATGCGTTACCAGATGGAGAAGGTCGACAAATCGGCGACTCCGTATACGGATATGATTTCCCAGAAGCTGCATTACCGCCCGCAATTTTTCAACCAGTCGGCGAGCATGGTCGTGATCGGCAGCTGGATGAACTCCGAGCTTGGCGGAACGGAGCAATTCCCGCTGAACTTTAACGTTGCGGTAGCGCCGTTCCCGAAAAACAACGCTTCCGATCCGGGCGGCTACTCGATGGTAACGACGGACTTCATGGCGGTAGCTGAAAAATCGAAGCACAAAGCGGAAGCTTTCCAATTCATCCGCTACCTGACCACGGAAGGCGTGCTCGTTCAAGGCAAATACGTACCATCCTGGACGAAAGTGAAAAACGAAGAGCTCGGCACGATCATCGATACGATTCTGGCCGGAACGAAGAGCCCGGACAAAGTCGACAAAGAATCGCTGAAAGCGGTGCTGATGAATGCCCGCGCTTCCAAGCTTGTGCCTCCGACCTCTTATCAGGCCGACGTGTACAAAGTGATCAACGAAGAATACGAGAAGCTGATTTTGGAAAAGCAAAATCTCGATACGATGATCAAAAACACGCAGGAGCGAACGCAAAAAATTATTGATTCCAACAAGAAATAA